Proteins from a single region of Deinococcus malanensis:
- a CDS encoding alpha/beta hydrolase family protein, translated as MTRIFNPADPHATPMVNGAPYRVERRVLAGAPCVLELPPEETPIRASCLVFHGAWAAKEGKLGVYSTLAAQGIVVVIPDAPLHGERQAETPVGLNAREYVWESVRRSVAEMPAVLETLDDLFGVLPVWVTGSSMGGYVTLSLLQTLPRVQKAAALITSGVWHEPEVGVPELRAFLEQYRPVANAVACAPAPLLLASGEVDPAFPLDLHHTPTAAALRQAYAGAGAPERFQEATFPGVGHYTSQRMRDLTVRFLLAE; from the coding sequence ATGACCCGAATCTTCAACCCGGCCGACCCGCACGCCACGCCCATGGTCAATGGCGCGCCATACCGTGTCGAACGCCGCGTACTGGCCGGCGCGCCGTGTGTATTGGAGTTACCGCCGGAAGAGACGCCGATACGGGCCTCCTGTCTGGTGTTTCACGGGGCCTGGGCGGCCAAGGAGGGCAAACTGGGCGTGTATTCCACTCTGGCCGCGCAGGGCATTGTCGTGGTCATTCCGGACGCGCCCCTGCACGGCGAGCGGCAGGCCGAGACGCCAGTGGGGCTGAATGCCCGCGAGTACGTGTGGGAAAGCGTGCGGCGCAGTGTTGCAGAAATGCCGGCGGTACTGGAAACTCTCGACGATCTCTTTGGAGTGCTGCCGGTCTGGGTCACCGGAAGCAGTATGGGCGGGTACGTCACGCTGAGCCTTCTCCAGACGTTGCCCCGGGTCCAGAAGGCAGCCGCGCTGATTACCTCCGGGGTGTGGCACGAACCGGAGGTGGGGGTTCCGGAGCTTCGCGCCTTTCTGGAGCAGTACCGCCCAGTTGCCAATGCGGTGGCCTGTGCGCCGGCCCCACTGCTGCTGGCCAGTGGTGAGGTCGACCCGGCCTTTCCGCTGGACCTTCACCACACGCCGACCGCCGCCGCCTTAAGGCAGGCCTATGCCGGGGCCGGAGCGCCCGAGCGCTTTCAAGAAGCCACGTTTCCCGGAGTCGGCCACTACACGAGCCAGCGCATGAGGGACCTGACCGTGCGCTTCCTGCTGGCAGAATGA
- a CDS encoding DUF4127 family protein: MTDLPADQPAASSRILLLPPDTRPPTLDLPVGLGRMTGARVSVPPAEALPDFFTPGDTTVLRQWTLRHATAADAMVVCLETLCLGGMIPARRVSDALDVALERLETLRVIKRLNPGLRIYAFGVVVRVAHDNDPHEEKPYYGDWGRELRAYSTAFDRHARHGEPERQALIQARAGVPADILEDWLGTRERNRALHLAAMDLLHQGVLEHLCITLDDTSEYGLAAFDRRMLEARADELNLWEHFDTYPGADEVPCALLTRALRHGLPPARAWVRYSGTMGAATGMIYEDRPAGELVRAHLRAAGCVPADSLHEADFVLAVNTPGQRQANVQPDPATVDTPDRHLPAFVDELISDMHKGRPVSLADVAYPNGAERRLWTLLQRAPLSQLAGYSAWNTAGNTLGSAVAFGALASLVQDRATQAEMLFTRMLDDALYQAWTRPEVRAALESPSPFDLGEQRAEAETILQRIVTPRAHSLWNTHFAGTGLSLNLGPAHLAWPRLFTGVFPLRVEQPHQQPAPSAGDQ, encoded by the coding sequence GTGACGGATCTGCCCGCCGACCAACCTGCTGCTTCATCTCGCATCCTGCTGCTGCCACCCGACACCCGGCCTCCCACCCTGGACCTGCCGGTGGGCCTGGGCCGCATGACCGGCGCACGGGTCAGCGTGCCGCCGGCCGAAGCCCTGCCTGACTTCTTTACCCCCGGGGATACCACTGTCCTGCGCCAGTGGACGCTGCGCCATGCCACTGCTGCAGACGCCATGGTGGTGTGCCTGGAAACGCTGTGCCTGGGCGGTATGATTCCTGCCCGGCGCGTGTCGGACGCGCTGGACGTGGCCCTGGAACGGCTCGAAACGCTCCGAGTGATCAAACGGCTGAACCCTGGGCTCCGTATCTACGCTTTTGGTGTGGTGGTCCGGGTGGCCCACGACAATGATCCGCACGAGGAAAAGCCTTATTACGGCGACTGGGGCCGCGAACTGCGGGCCTACAGCACCGCCTTTGACCGCCACGCCCGGCACGGTGAGCCGGAACGTCAGGCCCTGATACAGGCGCGCGCCGGAGTGCCGGCAGATATCCTGGAGGACTGGCTGGGAACCCGTGAACGCAACCGGGCACTGCATCTGGCGGCCATGGACCTGCTGCACCAGGGCGTCCTGGAACATCTGTGCATCACCCTGGACGACACCAGCGAATACGGTCTGGCGGCCTTTGACCGCCGCATGCTCGAAGCGCGCGCCGACGAACTGAACCTGTGGGAGCACTTCGACACCTATCCCGGAGCCGACGAGGTGCCCTGTGCACTGCTGACCCGTGCCCTGCGGCACGGCCTTCCGCCTGCGCGGGCCTGGGTGCGCTACAGCGGAACCATGGGGGCCGCCACCGGAATGATCTACGAGGACCGCCCGGCAGGCGAGCTGGTGCGTGCTCACCTGCGCGCAGCCGGGTGCGTTCCGGCCGACAGCCTCCACGAGGCAGACTTCGTGCTGGCGGTCAACACGCCGGGTCAGCGGCAGGCCAACGTACAGCCGGATCCGGCCACCGTGGACACGCCAGACCGGCACCTTCCGGCGTTTGTGGATGAGCTGATATCGGACATGCACAAAGGTCGCCCGGTAAGTCTGGCCGACGTCGCCTATCCCAACGGTGCCGAACGCCGGCTGTGGACCCTGCTGCAGCGGGCGCCCCTGTCACAACTGGCGGGGTACAGCGCCTGGAATACGGCGGGGAACACTCTGGGCTCGGCAGTGGCCTTCGGGGCACTGGCCTCCCTGGTGCAGGACCGCGCCACACAGGCAGAAATGCTCTTTACACGTATGCTCGACGACGCGCTGTATCAGGCCTGGACTCGGCCCGAGGTCCGCGCCGCACTGGAATCTCCCAGCCCCTTTGACCTCGGTGAGCAGCGGGCTGAAGCCGAGACCATCCTGCAGCGTATCGTCACTCCCCGTGCCCATTCCCTCTGGAACACTCACTTTGCCGGCACAGGCCTGAGCCTGAATCTGGGTCCGGCCCATCTGGCCTGGCCACGACTGTTCACCGGGGTCTTTCCTCTGCGCGTAGAGCAGCCTCACCAGCAACCCGCACCATCCGCAGGGGACCAGTGA
- a CDS encoding ROK family protein, whose product MTSGASQPSLLALDIGGTSIRAALVQDGHVQDRREIPTPKPATPDAVMAAALDLARPLVSHAQALGVACAGAVAGGRVTATATHTFPGWTDIPLAATLSDETGLPCAALNDARAAAWGEYVAGAGRGSSEFMFVTVSTGVGAGLILGGHLHLAANGLDAELGFVSVPAQWGPGIAVPPLGHLGPLEFETSGTALGARAQALGFSSARALCDAAEAGNSRAESEYRHSAVLLAWKLADIAALLGVTQVALGGSVGLRPGYLERVRACLGHFPDRYRPEVVHAQQGPDAGLLGAALWAGQSAFQS is encoded by the coding sequence ATGACCTCTGGCGCTTCACAGCCTTCTTTGCTTGCTCTGGATATTGGCGGCACTTCGATCCGCGCTGCCCTGGTTCAGGACGGCCATGTGCAGGACCGGCGCGAAATTCCCACGCCCAAACCCGCCACGCCGGACGCGGTCATGGCGGCTGCCCTTGACCTTGCCCGTCCACTGGTTTCCCATGCGCAAGCGCTGGGCGTGGCCTGCGCCGGTGCCGTGGCAGGAGGACGCGTGACCGCCACTGCCACCCATACCTTTCCAGGCTGGACAGACATTCCTCTGGCCGCGACCCTGAGCGACGAGACTGGCCTTCCCTGTGCCGCTCTCAATGACGCCCGGGCTGCTGCCTGGGGAGAGTATGTGGCCGGCGCTGGCCGTGGCAGCTCCGAATTCATGTTTGTGACGGTCAGTACCGGGGTGGGGGCCGGGCTGATCCTGGGCGGGCATCTTCATCTCGCAGCCAACGGCCTGGACGCCGAGCTCGGCTTTGTCAGCGTGCCAGCGCAGTGGGGACCCGGCATCGCAGTTCCACCGCTGGGACATCTCGGCCCGCTGGAATTCGAAACCAGCGGCACAGCGCTGGGCGCGCGAGCACAGGCGCTGGGGTTTTCCAGTGCCAGGGCCCTGTGTGACGCTGCCGAAGCGGGAAACAGCCGTGCAGAGTCCGAGTACCGGCACTCCGCCGTTCTGCTGGCCTGGAAGCTCGCAGACATAGCTGCCCTGCTGGGCGTCACCCAGGTAGCACTGGGCGGCAGCGTAGGACTGCGTCCCGGCTACCTGGAACGGGTCCGTGCCTGTCTGGGCCATTTTCCGGACCGTTATCGGCCGGAGGTGGTTCACGCCCAGCAGGGCCCTGACGCCGGACTTCTCGGAGCAGCCCTGTGGGCCGGACAGAGCGCCTTTCAATCGTAA
- a CDS encoding L-glutamate gamma-semialdehyde dehydrogenase: protein MTSTLMEGFLPFEHEPYFSFGDAAVAQQQRDAYRRVREQYVGKTFPIILNGQRVEGAETFEVRNPADTREVAWRFPKATPAQLEQAIEGAKAAFEGWRFSEPFQRASIFKRAAELMRRRRMEFNAVMGLENGKNWSEADGEIAECVDHFEVFARETMRWSQGKPVYPMPDEHVTMVYEPIGVVAVISPWNFPAAIPLGMALGAIAAGNTVVWKPASETPLSSLLLVELLFEAGLPRGVIQFITGTDDVLGDPLVDHKDIRMIAFTGSKEIGCRIMERASKVQPGQRWLKRVMAEMGGKDPTVVCADADLDAAATGIVQAAFGYAGQKCSACSRVIAEDSVYDELLEKVVRLARDLQVGSPEDNAVLGPVIHEGSAQRIMGYIERGQHSARLALGGERASSEGREGGYVQPTIFADVDPKDPLFQEEIFGPVLAFTRATDWNHAIELANDSEYGLTAAFYSRDPRKIDEARRRIQVGNLYINRKCTGALSGTHAFGGYGMSGTNAKVGGPDYLFWFLQTKTIAQKY, encoded by the coding sequence ATGACCAGCACCCTGATGGAGGGCTTCCTCCCGTTCGAACACGAGCCGTACTTCAGCTTTGGCGACGCGGCCGTGGCACAGCAGCAACGCGACGCCTACCGCCGCGTGCGTGAGCAGTACGTCGGAAAGACCTTTCCGATCATCCTGAATGGACAGCGCGTAGAAGGCGCCGAGACCTTCGAGGTACGCAACCCTGCCGATACCCGTGAGGTTGCCTGGCGCTTTCCGAAAGCCACCCCCGCACAGCTGGAACAGGCCATAGAGGGCGCAAAAGCCGCTTTCGAGGGCTGGCGCTTCAGTGAACCGTTCCAGCGAGCAAGCATCTTCAAGCGCGCGGCAGAACTGATGCGCAGGCGCCGTATGGAATTCAACGCGGTCATGGGTCTCGAAAACGGTAAGAACTGGTCTGAGGCCGACGGGGAGATCGCCGAATGCGTGGATCACTTCGAGGTCTTTGCCCGTGAAACCATGCGCTGGAGTCAGGGCAAGCCGGTCTACCCCATGCCCGACGAGCACGTGACCATGGTGTACGAGCCGATTGGTGTGGTCGCGGTGATCAGCCCCTGGAACTTCCCGGCGGCCATTCCACTCGGCATGGCGCTGGGTGCCATCGCCGCTGGCAACACGGTCGTCTGGAAGCCGGCCAGCGAAACGCCGCTAAGCAGCCTGCTGCTGGTGGAACTGCTGTTCGAAGCTGGCCTTCCGCGCGGGGTCATCCAGTTCATTACCGGTACCGATGACGTGCTGGGTGACCCGCTGGTGGACCACAAGGACATCCGCATGATCGCCTTTACCGGCAGCAAGGAAATTGGCTGCCGCATCATGGAGCGCGCCTCGAAGGTGCAGCCGGGCCAGCGCTGGCTCAAGCGCGTGATGGCCGAGATGGGCGGCAAGGACCCCACGGTGGTCTGCGCGGACGCCGACCTGGACGCCGCTGCGACCGGCATCGTTCAGGCGGCGTTCGGGTACGCCGGGCAGAAGTGCAGTGCCTGCAGCCGTGTGATTGCCGAAGACAGCGTCTATGACGAACTGCTCGAGAAGGTGGTGCGGCTGGCCAGGGACCTCCAGGTAGGCTCGCCCGAGGACAACGCGGTACTCGGCCCGGTCATTCACGAGGGCAGCGCCCAGCGCATCATGGGCTACATCGAACGCGGTCAGCACAGCGCGCGTCTGGCGCTGGGTGGCGAGCGGGCCAGCAGCGAGGGCCGTGAAGGCGGCTACGTGCAGCCGACCATCTTCGCGGACGTCGACCCCAAGGACCCTCTGTTCCAGGAGGAGATTTTCGGACCTGTACTGGCCTTTACCCGCGCCACCGACTGGAATCACGCCATCGAACTGGCCAACGACTCCGAGTACGGCCTGACGGCTGCCTTCTACAGCCGCGACCCCCGCAAGATCGACGAGGCCCGCCGCCGCATTCAGGTGGGCAACCTCTACATCAACCGCAAATGCACCGGCGCGCTGTCGGGCACGCACGCCTTTGGCGGCTACGGTATGAGTGGCACCAACGCCAAGGTTGGCGGACCGGACTATCTGTTCTGGTTCCTGCAGACCAAGACCATCGCCCAGAAGTACTGA
- a CDS encoding DinB family protein, protein MTTDPNDDRAGRAHLAFARLLPKLFRGGQAFVGVEASLSGLSAGLAVTRPSGLPHSVAELVAHVNFWHRWMLDIIESGQATPYPRHAEETWPEVTEEDWNRVRQEFYELLARIDPHAARPDLASPVNHDETIGELLADMALHTAHHFGQIVTVRQALGAWPPPGGGDTW, encoded by the coding sequence ATGACAACAGATCCTAACGACGATCGTGCCGGGCGGGCGCATCTTGCCTTCGCCCGCCTGCTGCCCAAGCTGTTCCGGGGCGGGCAGGCCTTTGTGGGCGTGGAAGCCTCGCTGAGCGGACTCAGCGCCGGTCTGGCCGTCACACGCCCCTCCGGTCTGCCGCACAGCGTGGCCGAGCTGGTGGCCCACGTGAACTTCTGGCACCGCTGGATGCTGGACATCATCGAGTCCGGTCAGGCCACACCGTACCCCCGGCACGCCGAAGAGACCTGGCCGGAAGTGACGGAGGAGGACTGGAACCGGGTACGCCAGGAATTCTACGAACTGCTGGCACGCATCGACCCACACGCGGCCCGGCCGGACCTGGCCAGTCCGGTCAACCACGACGAGACCATCGGCGAACTGCTGGCCGACATGGCCCTGCACACCGCCCACCATTTCGGGCAGATCGTGACCGTGCGTCAGGCCCTGGGTGCGTGGCCCCCTCCTGGCGGCGGCGACACCTGGTAG
- a CDS encoding aminotransferase family protein: MSNVFYRSSKPYPVAVRGGGVYVFDRDGRRYLDGSSGALVANIGHGRMQVADAMARQARELAFVHGSQFSSDVLEEYAARLCAFLELPGYRFWAVSGGSEANESAIKLARQYHVERGEPGRFKVMTRVPSYHGASLGALAASGMGARRALYAPLMNEDAWPKMPKPDPRLSGEDDAERLREVLEASGPETVAAFLCEPVVGASDAALAPNPGYHPRIAEICREYGVLLIADEVMAGMGRCGVPLATRLGGPVTPDIVVLGKGLAAGYAPLAGLAASPAIYDTVMTGSGAFKHGFTYAGHPVSVAAGLSVLEIVEREKLTDCAVTQGHKLLQGLQALAGRHPVVLEARGHGLLLGLVLGDPATGGAFETPGLAEQVAACARKLGLLTYPGSGAVDGIRGDHLLLGPPLSISDSEIGELLEVLDQALGSCA; encoded by the coding sequence ATGTCCAACGTCTTCTACCGTTCCAGTAAGCCTTATCCCGTCGCCGTGCGAGGGGGGGGCGTCTATGTCTTTGACCGCGACGGCCGCCGGTATCTGGACGGCTCGTCGGGCGCCCTGGTCGCCAACATCGGACATGGACGGATGCAGGTGGCCGACGCCATGGCCCGGCAGGCGCGGGAGCTGGCCTTTGTGCACGGTTCGCAGTTTTCCAGCGATGTCCTGGAGGAGTACGCCGCGCGCCTCTGCGCTTTTCTGGAGCTGCCGGGCTATAGGTTCTGGGCGGTCTCCGGCGGTTCGGAGGCCAACGAGAGCGCCATCAAGCTGGCGCGGCAGTATCACGTCGAGCGGGGCGAGCCGGGCCGCTTCAAGGTGATGACGCGCGTGCCGAGCTACCACGGCGCGTCGCTGGGCGCCCTGGCCGCGTCCGGGATGGGCGCACGCCGGGCGCTGTATGCCCCCCTGATGAACGAAGACGCCTGGCCGAAGATGCCCAAGCCTGACCCCCGGCTGTCCGGCGAAGACGACGCCGAGCGCCTGCGCGAGGTGCTGGAAGCTTCAGGGCCAGAGACCGTAGCGGCCTTTCTGTGTGAGCCGGTCGTGGGAGCCTCGGACGCCGCGCTGGCGCCCAACCCGGGCTATCACCCACGTATCGCAGAAATCTGCCGGGAGTACGGGGTGCTGCTTATTGCCGATGAGGTCATGGCGGGCATGGGCCGGTGTGGAGTGCCCCTGGCCACCCGCCTGGGCGGACCGGTCACGCCTGACATCGTGGTCCTGGGCAAGGGACTGGCTGCCGGCTACGCCCCGCTGGCTGGGCTGGCCGCCAGCCCAGCCATATACGACACGGTGATGACCGGCAGCGGCGCTTTCAAGCACGGATTTACCTACGCGGGTCACCCGGTCAGTGTGGCCGCAGGCCTGAGCGTGCTGGAAATCGTAGAGCGCGAGAAGCTGACCGACTGTGCTGTTACCCAGGGGCACAAGCTGCTGCAGGGTCTTCAGGCGCTGGCCGGGCGGCACCCGGTGGTGCTGGAGGCGCGCGGACACGGCCTGCTGCTGGGGCTGGTCCTGGGTGACCCGGCGACCGGAGGGGCCTTCGAGACCCCGGGCCTCGCCGAACAGGTTGCGGCCTGCGCGCGAAAACTTGGCCTGCTTACCTACCCGGGCAGCGGTGCGGTCGACGGGATCAGGGGCGATCACCTGCTGCTGGGACCGCCCCTGAGCATCTCGGACTCGGAAATTGGCGAGCTGCTGGAGGTGCTGGATCAGGCGCTGGGCAGCTGTGCCTGA
- a CDS encoding WecB/TagA/CpsF family glycosyltransferase, translating into MTVTPPSGQRITLFDLPLDVISLSETLDVLSGWMFATPRTGHTVVTLNPEFIVQSRTSPEFTQAMQAADLVTADGVGIVYAARELCRTPVPRAPGFDIVRGLMARHGPELRVFFLGAKPGVAEQAAQNAHRDFGIQVAGIHHGYFKPEEDQRVAELVRDSGANLLLTAMGAGRQEMFNQYWRQVLNTPVTIGCGGVIDVLAGTADLAPAWTRKLGVEFIWRVGLDPKRWNRAPRLARFVRMVQTEKKRLRKTRP; encoded by the coding sequence ATGACCGTCACTCCCCCCTCCGGCCAGCGCATCACGCTGTTTGATCTGCCGCTGGACGTGATTTCTCTGTCCGAGACGCTCGATGTGCTGAGCGGCTGGATGTTCGCCACACCCCGCACCGGGCACACGGTGGTTACCCTGAATCCCGAATTCATCGTGCAGTCGCGCACCTCGCCTGAATTCACCCAGGCCATGCAGGCGGCCGACCTGGTCACCGCCGACGGCGTCGGGATCGTATATGCCGCCAGAGAACTGTGCCGGACCCCTGTGCCACGCGCGCCGGGCTTCGACATCGTCCGGGGGCTGATGGCCCGTCACGGTCCCGAACTGCGGGTGTTCTTCCTGGGCGCCAAGCCCGGCGTGGCCGAGCAGGCGGCGCAGAACGCCCACCGCGATTTCGGGATACAGGTGGCGGGCATTCACCACGGCTATTTCAAGCCGGAGGAAGACCAGCGCGTCGCTGAACTGGTCCGGGACAGCGGCGCGAACCTGCTGTTGACGGCTATGGGCGCCGGCCGGCAGGAGATGTTCAACCAGTACTGGCGCCAGGTTCTCAATACCCCAGTCACCATCGGCTGCGGCGGTGTAATCGACGTGCTGGCCGGCACGGCCGATCTGGCTCCAGCCTGGACGCGCAAGCTGGGGGTCGAATTTATCTGGCGGGTCGGTCTTGACCCGAAACGCTGGAACCGCGCTCCACGGCTGGCCCGCTTCGTGCGGATGGTGCAGACCGAGAAAAAGCGCCTGCGCAAAACCCGGCCCTGA
- a CDS encoding Crp/Fnr family transcriptional regulator, producing the protein MLPGAFGALPTETQAHLLSAGRLGRWGRADLLFHPEDPAETFYVLTRGSVRLYRLGTGAREVTLDVHGPGALLGISALTPGSTYGMYAEAMDDTEALQLGCGNLGRVLQAHPAIGVALTEQMTQQTRGVQERLSGLVFLEVSQRLALALLGLAEREGPWPDEGSLALRDRVSHQDLAHLVGSTRETITKLLGDFRTRGLLDLGYRRIILTDRPGLQQAVREPLR; encoded by the coding sequence ATGTTGCCCGGTGCTTTTGGTGCGTTGCCTACAGAAACCCAGGCGCACCTTCTTTCCGCGGGCCGCCTGGGACGCTGGGGACGCGCGGACCTGCTGTTTCACCCGGAGGACCCGGCGGAGACCTTCTACGTGCTGACCCGCGGCTCGGTCAGGCTCTATCGCCTGGGCACCGGTGCCCGGGAGGTCACCCTTGACGTCCACGGCCCCGGCGCCCTGCTGGGTATCTCGGCCCTTACCCCGGGGTCCACCTACGGCATGTACGCCGAGGCCATGGACGACACCGAAGCCCTTCAGCTGGGCTGCGGCAACCTGGGGCGCGTGCTGCAGGCACACCCGGCCATCGGGGTGGCGCTGACCGAGCAGATGACCCAGCAGACGCGCGGAGTCCAGGAGCGGCTTTCGGGGCTGGTGTTCCTGGAGGTCTCGCAGCGCCTGGCCTTAGCCCTGCTGGGCCTGGCCGAGCGCGAGGGCCCCTGGCCCGACGAAGGGTCGCTGGCCCTGCGGGACCGGGTCTCGCATCAGGACCTTGCTCATCTGGTGGGCAGTACCCGCGAGACCATCACCAAGCTGCTGGGCGACTTTCGCACGCGGGGCCTGCTGGATCTGGGGTACCGCCGCATCATCCTGACCGACCGGCCGGGTCTGCAGCAGGCGGTTCGCGAGCCTCTGCGTTAG
- the bshC gene encoding bacillithiol biosynthesis cysteine-adding enzyme BshC, with protein sequence MARNVAAEYQQGGAAEFLRLPHGALEQARAETRPDVDRGALAQALRAYHHDLGTLDGNVEVLLARLAHPASRVVVTGQQAGLLTGPAYSVHKGADAALLARTLSQEDAPVVAVYWVASQDHDAAEVASTTLLDRDERLHRLTLDLPQGLPVGRIPWHTEWTAQIHALLDHSDAPAEHVAALRSRLERALAAGGSYADVFARLIHGLLGPAGLLVLDPLHPALAALMAPTLARELEQPLESSARIEAAAHALEEAGFVPQLRRPAGATNLFLEEDDGQRRLLRFDGRQFSTETRSYTRRELHVCLQTDPSKLTPAAGLRPVVQDVLLPTLAFVVGPGEIAYGAQLRDVYPLHAVQQPLLWPRLSVTWLEPNVARLLRRLNATAAQVQADPDGVLGRALATERQASALSAARLEGLHTELDALTREIAALDPTLVGAAARTRTRTLTRIAHLQTLGLRALARAENERSGQLSRLKTHLLPGGVPQEREMNFLSFLLKHGDAPLDLLLQQTPGARLELPIP encoded by the coding sequence ATGGCGCGGAATGTGGCAGCAGAATATCAGCAGGGCGGCGCAGCGGAGTTTCTCCGGCTGCCGCATGGCGCCCTGGAACAGGCCAGGGCTGAAACCCGGCCCGACGTCGACCGGGGGGCGCTGGCTCAGGCCCTGCGGGCCTACCACCACGACCTGGGTACGCTTGATGGGAACGTAGAGGTGCTGCTGGCCCGACTGGCCCATCCGGCGTCGCGGGTGGTTGTAACCGGGCAGCAGGCCGGTCTGCTGACCGGCCCGGCCTACAGCGTCCACAAGGGCGCGGACGCGGCCCTGCTGGCCCGAACCCTGTCACAGGAAGACGCTCCGGTGGTTGCGGTGTACTGGGTGGCCAGCCAGGATCACGACGCGGCGGAAGTGGCCTCCACCACCCTGCTGGACCGCGACGAACGGTTGCATCGCCTGACACTGGATCTGCCGCAAGGATTGCCGGTCGGCCGTATTCCCTGGCACACAGAGTGGACCGCCCAGATCCACGCGCTCCTCGACCACTCCGATGCTCCCGCCGAACACGTTGCCGCGCTGCGCTCCCGGCTGGAGCGGGCCCTGGCCGCAGGTGGCAGCTACGCCGACGTGTTTGCACGCCTGATCCACGGCCTGCTGGGGCCAGCAGGCCTGCTGGTTCTGGACCCGCTTCATCCTGCCCTGGCGGCGTTGATGGCCCCTACCCTGGCGCGTGAACTAGAACAGCCGCTGGAGTCTTCGGCACGCATCGAAGCGGCGGCGCACGCCCTGGAAGAGGCCGGCTTTGTACCGCAGCTCCGAAGGCCGGCTGGCGCGACCAACCTGTTTCTTGAAGAGGACGATGGTCAGCGGCGACTGCTGCGCTTTGACGGACGGCAGTTCAGCACGGAGACCCGCTCCTATACCCGGAGAGAACTCCACGTCTGTCTGCAGACTGACCCCTCGAAACTGACCCCCGCCGCCGGCCTGCGACCGGTCGTTCAGGACGTCCTGCTGCCGACCCTGGCATTTGTGGTAGGCCCGGGCGAAATTGCCTACGGCGCCCAGCTGCGCGACGTCTATCCTCTCCACGCGGTGCAGCAGCCTCTGCTGTGGCCCCGCCTGAGCGTCACCTGGCTGGAGCCCAATGTGGCACGGCTGCTGCGCCGGCTGAATGCCACGGCCGCGCAAGTGCAGGCCGACCCGGACGGTGTCCTGGGCCGGGCACTGGCCACGGAGCGTCAGGCCAGCGCCCTCAGCGCCGCACGCCTGGAAGGCCTGCATACCGAGCTCGACGCCCTGACCCGAGAAATCGCGGCGCTCGATCCGACACTGGTCGGCGCCGCCGCACGCACCCGGACACGGACCTTGACCCGCATCGCACACCTGCAGACCCTGGGCCTCAGGGCGCTGGCACGCGCGGAGAACGAACGTTCAGGGCAGCTCTCGCGCCTGAAAACCCATCTTCTGCCCGGTGGGGTGCCCCAGGAACGGGAGATGAACTTCCTGAGCTTTCTGCTCAAGCATGGAGACGCGCCGCTGGACCTGCTGCTCCAGCAGACTCCCGGGGCCCGCCTCGAACTGCCTATTCCCTGA